From Vagococcus jeotgali, one genomic window encodes:
- a CDS encoding type I restriction-modification system subunit M, whose protein sequence is MNEFNRNLQTSINVQRQANLIWSVADILRGLYKPHEYGKVILPMTVIKRLHDTLKPTRDAVLDVAKKTENMNDTMRNKMLTNASGYSFYNTNLYTFETLLADPANIETNFRAYLNGFSENMQDILANFKFDLEISNLAENDRLFYVIQEFSKKEVDLGPDKMTSTDMGYVFEELVRKFSESYNEEAGAHFTSRDIIYLMTDLLLVEDQDTLTGKDVVKTVYDQTMGTSQMLSAITERIHEMNESAEVATFGQELNPETYAIAKADTMIRGGNPDNMALGSTLSKDGFEGYTFDYCISNPPFGIDWKGDQNAVKAEHELGENGRFGVGLPRISDGQLLFQLNGISKLKETGRMAIIHNGSALFSGNPGAGESLIRQYVIENDWLEAIVQLPNDLFYNTGISTYIWIVTKNKSAERQGKVQLIDASKMFEKRRKNIGEKRVDISEECRDMIVKAYGEFTNDEYYLGERVVESKIFDNEEFGFTRVTVESPLKDENGEIERKKNGDPKPDPKLRDTEDIPLKEDIDAYFEREVLPFNPDAWMDRSKDKIGYEIPFTRLFYKYTAPEASEVIAERIKELEESIVANFQALSGKDVENVD, encoded by the coding sequence ATGAATGAATTTAATCGAAACTTACAAACATCAATTAATGTACAAAGACAAGCAAACTTAATCTGGAGTGTTGCGGATATTTTACGCGGACTTTATAAGCCTCATGAATACGGTAAGGTAATTTTACCAATGACAGTAATCAAACGATTACATGATACATTAAAACCAACTCGTGATGCTGTATTAGATGTCGCAAAGAAAACAGAAAATATGAATGACACCATGCGGAATAAAATGTTGACGAACGCTTCTGGCTATTCATTTTATAATACGAATCTTTATACCTTCGAAACATTACTTGCAGATCCAGCAAATATTGAAACAAACTTTAGAGCCTATTTAAATGGCTTTTCAGAAAATATGCAGGATATTCTAGCTAACTTTAAATTCGATTTAGAGATTAGTAATTTAGCAGAAAACGATCGCCTCTTTTATGTCATCCAGGAATTTAGTAAAAAAGAAGTTGATCTAGGACCAGATAAAATGACGAGTACGGATATGGGATATGTGTTTGAAGAGCTTGTAAGAAAATTCTCAGAAAGTTATAACGAGGAAGCTGGGGCACACTTTACGAGCAGGGATATTATTTATTTAATGACAGATTTACTCTTAGTTGAAGATCAGGATACTTTAACAGGTAAAGATGTGGTGAAGACGGTTTATGACCAAACGATGGGTACATCACAAATGTTGTCAGCTATAACAGAACGAATTCATGAGATGAATGAAAGTGCAGAAGTTGCCACCTTTGGTCAAGAATTAAACCCTGAAACATACGCAATCGCAAAGGCTGATACGATGATTCGTGGAGGAAACCCAGACAATATGGCATTAGGCAGTACCTTATCCAAAGATGGCTTTGAAGGCTATACTTTTGACTATTGTATTTCTAACCCGCCATTTGGGATTGATTGGAAAGGGGACCAAAATGCTGTAAAGGCTGAACATGAACTTGGTGAAAATGGGCGATTTGGGGTTGGACTACCAAGAATCAGTGATGGGCAATTATTGTTTCAGTTAAACGGGATTTCAAAGTTAAAAGAGACTGGTAGAATGGCAATCATTCATAACGGATCGGCATTGTTTTCTGGTAATCCAGGAGCAGGTGAAAGTTTAATCCGCCAGTATGTGATTGAAAATGATTGGTTGGAAGCGATTGTTCAATTGCCAAATGATTTATTTTACAACACAGGTATTTCAACATACATATGGATCGTAACGAAAAATAAATCTGCCGAACGTCAAGGAAAAGTGCAGCTCATTGATGCATCAAAGATGTTTGAAAAGCGTAGGAAGAACATTGGTGAAAAGCGTGTTGATATTTCGGAAGAATGTCGTGATATGATTGTCAAGGCTTACGGAGAGTTTACTAATGACGAATATTACTTAGGTGAACGTGTCGTTGAATCGAAAATCTTTGATAATGAAGAATTTGGTTTTACACGTGTGACTGTCGAAAGTCCGTTGAAAGATGAAAATGGAGAAATCGAACGTAAAAAGAACGGGGACCCAAAACCTGATCCGAAATTACGTGATACAGAAGACATTCCTTTAAAAGAAGATATAGATGCGTATTTTGAGAGAGAAGTATTACCATTCAACCCAGATGCCTGGATGGATCGCTCAAAAGACAAAATTGGCTATGAAATTCCCTTTACGCGACTTTTCTATAAGTACACAGCACCAGAAGCCTCAGAAGTCATTGCTGAACGAATAAAAGAATTAGAAGAATCCATCGTAGCAAACTTCCAAGCACTATCAGGGAAGGATGTGGAGAATGTTGACTAG